From the Candidatus Krumholzibacteriota bacterium genome, one window contains:
- a CDS encoding acylphosphatase produces MQEEGRIRIHIKVKGVVQGVGFRFFTKRLASDLGLEGFVRNLADGSVEAEVEGDRDRTEKFIKELGKGPPASNVAHVETESLPDGGDYRGFEIRF; encoded by the coding sequence TTGCAAGAGGAGGGAAGAATCAGAATTCATATTAAAGTAAAAGGGGTTGTTCAGGGTGTCGGGTTCAGGTTTTTTACAAAACGTCTCGCCAGTGACCTCGGCCTCGAGGGTTTTGTTCGAAATCTCGCTGACGGAAGTGTTGAAGCCGAGGTGGAGGGCGACAGAGACAGGACTGAGAAATTTATAAAGGAATTGGGTAAAGGGCCTCCCGCATCGAATGTGGCGCATGTAGAGACCGAATCTCTGCCTGACGGCGGGGACTACAGAGGATTTGAAATCAGGTTTTAA
- a CDS encoding DUF6485 family protein produces MDCEKFDENLENCNCSYQGCPRKGNCCQCLQHHLKKRELPGCVFPDEIERTWDRSFERFIEIYS; encoded by the coding sequence ATCGACTGTGAAAAGTTTGACGAAAATCTTGAAAATTGCAACTGTTCATATCAGGGGTGTCCTCGAAAAGGCAACTGCTGCCAGTGCCTTCAGCATCATCTTAAGAAAAGGGAACTCCCCGGTTGTGTTTTTCCCGATGAGATAGAAAGAACATGGGACAGGTCATTTGAACGTTTTATTGAGATCTACAGTTAG